A genome region from Panicum virgatum strain AP13 chromosome 4K, P.virgatum_v5, whole genome shotgun sequence includes the following:
- the LOC120703754 gene encoding uncharacterized protein LOC120703754, with amino-acid sequence MSSVSPKKTPLLDEEESRNRGMNRGLDDGAGGGFSWLTALGFAFLTFNSGMAIYRSDGDRGAVAFVVASYLDLVLLFACLRIFERTPRESPRRGVLKACVWGLTTLLTVMFSHKVAAIMPPLVALVVWAMAFATIGGGFYAFFIHRDKAAQLEEAGNL; translated from the coding sequence ATGTCTTCGGTCTCCCCAAAGAAGACGCCACTTTTGGACGAGGAGGAATCGAGGAACCGAGGCATGAACCGAGGcctcgacgacggcgccggcggcgggttctCATGGCTGACGGCGCTGGGGTTCGCGTTCCTGACGTTCAACTCGGGCATGGCGATCTACCGGTCGGACGGCGAccgcggcgcggtggcgttcgTGGTGGCGTCGTACCTGGACCTGGTGCTGCTCTTCGCGTGCCTCCGCATCTTCGAGAGGACGCCGCGGGAGTCGCCTCGCCGGGGCGTGCTCAAGGCCTGCGTGTGGGGGCTCACCACGCTGCTCACCGTCATGTTCTCGCACAAGGTCGCCGCCATCATGCCGCCGCTGGTGGCGCTCGTGGTCTGGGCCATGGCCTTCGCCACCATCGGCGGAGGCTTCTACGCCTTCTTCATCCACCGGGACAAGGCCGCCCAACTGGAGGAGGCGGGGAACCTGTGA